From Rutidosis leptorrhynchoides isolate AG116_Rl617_1_P2 chromosome 3, CSIRO_AGI_Rlap_v1, whole genome shotgun sequence, a single genomic window includes:
- the LOC139896141 gene encoding histone H3.2-like, giving the protein MARTKQTARKSTGGKAPRKQLATKAARKSAPATGGVKKPHRFRPGTVALREIRKYQKSTELLIRKLPFQRLVREIAQDFKTDLRFQSSAVAALQEASEAYLVGLFEDTNLCAIHAKRVTIMPKDMQLARRIRGERA; this is encoded by the coding sequence ATGGCTCGTACAAAACAAACAGCAAGGAAATCAACCGGAGGAAAGGCTCCAAGGAAGCAATTGGCCACCAAAGCCGCAAGGAAATCAGCTCCGGCGACCGGAGGAGTGAAGAAGCCACACAGATTCAGGCCAGGAACCGTCGCTCTCAGAGAAATCAGAAAGTACCAGAAGAGTACCGAGTTGTTGATCAGGAAGCTTCCATTTCAAAGGCTTGTGAGGGAAATCGCTCAGGATTTCAAAACCGATCTCCGATTCCAGAGCTCTGCTGTTGCTGCTCTTCAAGAAGCTTCTGAGGCTTATTTGGTTGGACTATTTGAAGATACGAATTTGTGTGCAATTCATGCCAAGCGAGTTACAATCATGCCTAAGGATATGCAGCTTGCTCGTCGGATCCGTGGTGAACGTGCTTAG